The nucleotide sequence ttgggcccggggggggggggggggggcatgatcTTAAAGACTGTATTTGGAAGATTAAAACTTCTCCAAATATTCATGTCTTCTTGTGGCTTATATATAACTATAAAAGTTTGACTAGGGACAACTTGGCGAAGAGACGCCATGTGGCTGATCCTACCTATGTTTTCTATTGTTGACTGGAGAGCATTCAACATTCCATTTTTTAATGTATTGTGGCTACCAAAATCTGGGAGGCTATTGTGGCTATCAACATGTTCCTCATTGCTTTGTGATCTTGTTGTTTTTTGGGGGGAAAGGAGGAAGAACGTTGTTGTTATCAACTTGATTACATTGCTACTTTGTGAGCTTATGGTTGCTATGAAATGAATTTGTTTTCAGGGCCACCTCTTGGCGAAGTCTGAAGTGTGTTCTGGGCATGATAGGATGTTTTGTGCGTCAATGGAAGGTGCTTTGCAACGATGCTCAAGCTTCACTGCTCCTCAAATGTCTGCACCTGTCATCATCGAGGGGAGCTCCTGAGAGTAGCTTGGGTCGGCTCTTTGATGTGCCACTCTTGTGGTGGTTAGCATTGTGCGCttctgatgtactccctccgtccgaaaatacttgtcgcataaatggataaaaatggatgcatctaaaactaaaatatgacTAGAtgcatccattcctccgacaagtatttccggacggagggagtatatgtataGCTTCCTTCCTGttgagtactccctctgtccgaaaatacttgtcattgaaatggatgtatctagatgtattttggttctagatacatccattttcatccattttgatgacaagtaatttcggacggaggaagtacctaTCAGACTGTTTGCTAGTTTTCGTTAAAACATTGTAATAAGTCCATTGCAGCTACTTCTGCTTGTGACCGAGAGCTGTTCAAACGTTGTAGTCTGGCTGTTTGCCTCCGCTTTAATAAAAAGTTTGGGCGGGGGGAAACCCCTTTGAttcaaaaatactccctccgtaaactaatataagagcgtttagaatactaaagtagtgatctaaatgctcttatattagtttacagagggagtaataattaAGCTGGGGAGGGACTGGCAAGACGCTTATCCTTGGATCACTGTCTATTTTTGTTCTCTTCGTTATTCTTAATTGGCTATTTTTACTGACAGTGAGGCAAAACAGTAGACCGTGAAGAGGACAAAAGTATGCATATTAGGGTTCAAGAAAGCCCATTAGCCTTGGAGGATATTTAAGTGAACGACAGTACACTCAAATTTGGTGAAGGAAATTTTTGTTGTGCACGGGGAGTGCATATGAGATTAGTCATTGTAGTTTTTCTCAGCCAAAGTCGTCATGGACATCGAGGCTCCTGTTACTGAATGTTCGTTCGCGAAACGTAAGATCCTTTCAGTGTTACCCAATAGTGGGGTGTCGGTATAGCTGAGGTTTTGCTAGAGATAGTATGGGGAACTCTCAGAAATGTGTACCTCGACTACCATTTAACTGCTAACGCAGTAGTTAGCCAGGCCAGAAAATGACAGCAGAGGCCAGTTTATGGGGCAATTCATTCGAAATACCAAATTCTGAAGGTTGCAGATACTGCTTCAGAAAAACAAATACTGCAAGCACCGGACACAAAATAATTTTCTCATGCCACCATAATTTGTGCTTCAAAGAAGCAAATGCCAGCAATGCACAGTTTTTCTAACGCAAGCATCCCAGTTCCAGCCAAACGAGCATAACATCATCATCACGCTGAACACCACAGCCACAGCCATGCAGCCAAGGCGTGGGGAACTTCAAACTTACGAGTTTTAGACTTTTAGTACATGAGGGCATTACGCATAACAGATTTTCATCGCCATCTCCAGATCAGCTACTGTACTTTCTAAAGTCCTAACGCATATTATCTTGATATGCACAGGCAGTATATTATTTTCAAATCGGATTGTTTTACTGCGGTAGACTGTCCTTGGTGCAAAGAACCTGGCCTTGTTTTGAGGGTTCAGTTCATGGCCTTGTAGCACCTGAAGGCGGCGAACACGGTTGCAGCAGAAGCAACAACAGCAAGAGTGGTGTAGGTGTCGGACTTGTCCCAGGTCTCGAACCAGGTGGGCATCCGGCAAATCTTCATGCGCCCCTTCTTGCTGGCAGCACCGTTTTCTTTGTCACTCTCTGTCGTAGAGCTCTTGTGGTTCTGCTCAGCTGGGACGCTCTTATCCTGTTTTCCTGCTGGCAGATCACTTTGGCAGCAGGTTAAACCTCCTCCATTGCCCTGGCAGCATCCACCTGCAGGTGCAGGGTTGCAAGCAGCACCGTTGGCTCCATTTGCTTCAGGGGATTCTTTGGCGCTTGATTCTTCCTCAGTCAGGCCATTCGTCGCGCGCCTAAGCTCCAGAGCTTTCTTCTGCTGCTCTTCAGACAAACCCAACTGGCCCCTGCAAGGTAGGATAGCACGTGTAAGAACCACACTTCAAAGAGGGGTATCGCTCTATGGAGCAAATATTGGGCAAAAGATCAATTAAACATGAACAAGACATATCAGGGCTTTATACAACATTAGCGAAACAAGATCACAATCTTTGTTATTTGTTTGGTTGCAATGGGATTGACGTCAGAAACgacattttcaaatttctgaagTCATTGAAAATAAACAatcaactccgcctatgttgtctcaacatagccggtcccaagcccgggtaaaggaggagggttgtgataggcttggcgagccaacgtaaaaactcagccactcttatgaagatgaaacccaaaagataccctctcagcgacgcgccacatcggaacccgggtgtggtggaaaatgagcaagggccgggccgtcaccccccaggtggcgcgccgtatctggatccggatacggtggcaagtgagcgaggatcgggtcgtcgcatccttagtggcgcgctacatcggcgcccggatgtagtggaaaatgagcaagggtcttcgcatttgactcgacgagtgcgaagggtaaggaagctagccgagcctaggaggattcgcttaggtagctggaacgtagggtctctgacagggaagcttcgggagctagttgatgcagcggtgaggagaggtgttgatatcctttgcgtccaagaaaccaaatggagaggacagaaggcgaaggaggtggaggataccggcttcaagctgtggtacacggggacggctgcaaacagaaatggcgtaggcatcttgatctacaagagcctcaagtatggagtggtagacgtcaagagacgtggggaccggattatcctggtcaagctggtagttgaggacttggttctcaatgttatcagcgcgtatgccccgcaagtaggccacaatgagaacacctagagggagttctgggaaggcctggaagacatggttaggagtgtaccgattggtgagaagctcttcataggaggagacctcaatggccacgtgggtacatctaacacaggttttgaaggggcgcatgggggctttggctatggcatcaagaatcaagaaggagaagatgccttaagctttgctctagcctacaacatgattgtagctaacaccctctttagaaagagagaatcacatctggtgacttttagtagtggccaacactatAGCCAGactgatttcatcctctcgagaagaaaagataggcgtgcgtgcctagactgtaaggtgatacctggagagagtgttgtaccccagcataagctggtggttgctgacttccgctttcggattcgtgtccagcgggataagcgtgccaaagtcgctacaacgaagtggtggaagctcaagggggaggtagctcaggcgttcaaggagagggtcattaaggagggcccttgggaggaaggaggggatgcggataatgtgtggatgaagatggcgacttgcatccgtaaggtggcctcggaggagtttggagtgtccaggggaaggagaagcgaagataaggatacctggtggtggaatgatgatgtccagaaggcgattaaagagaagaaagattgcttcagacgcctatacctggataggagtgcagacaacatagagaagtacaagatggcgaagaaggctgcaaagcgagctgttggtgaagcaaggggtcgggcatatgaggacctctaccaatggttaggcacgagggaaggcgaaagggacatctataagatggccaagatccgagagaggaagacgagggacattggccaagtcaaatgcatcaaggacggagtaggccaactcttggtgaaggacgaggagattaagcatagatggcgggagtacttcgacaagttgttcaatggggagaatgagagttctaccattgaactggacgactactttgatgagaccaacatgcgttttgtgcggcgaatctaggagtctgaggtcaaggaggctttaaaaaggatgaaaggaggcaaggcgatgggccctgattgtatcctcATTGAgttgtggaaaggtctcggggacatagcgatagtatggctaaccaagcttttcaacctcatttttcgggcaaacaagatgccagaagaatggagacggaatatattagtaccaatcttcaagaacaagggggatgttcagagttgtactaattaccgtggaattaagctgatgagccatacaatgaagctatgggagagagtcattgagcaccgcttaagaagaatgacaagcgtgaccaaaaatcagtttggtttcatgcctgggaggtccaccatggaagccattttcttggtacgacaactaatggagagatatagggagcaaaagaaggacttgcatatggtgttaattgacttggagaaggcctatgataagataccacggaatgtcatgtggtgggccttggagaagcacaaagtcccagcaaagtacattaccctcatcaaggacatgtacgataatgttgtgacaagtgtccgaacaagtgatgtcgacactgacgacttcccgattaagataggactgcatcaggggtcagctttgagcccttatcctTTTGCATtgggtgatggatgaggtcacaagggatatacaaggagatatcccatggtgtatgctctttgcggatgatgtggtgctagttgacgatagtcggacaggggtaaataggaagttaagagttatggagacaaaccttggaatcgaaagggtttaggcttagtagaactaaaaccgagtacatgatgtgcggtttcagtactactaggtgtgaggaggaggaggttagccttgatggccgggTGGTTccccagaaggacacctttcggtatttggggtcaatgctgtaggaggatgggggtattgatgaagatgtgaaccatcgaatcaaagccggatggatgaagtggcgccaagcttttggcattctctgtgacaagagagtgccacaaaagctaaaaggcaagttctacaggacggcggttcgacccgcaatgttgtatggcgctgagcgttagccgactaaaaggcgacatgttcaacagttcggtgtggcggagatgcgtatgttgagatggatgtgtggccacacaaggaaggatcgagtccggaatgatgatatacgagatagagttggggtagcaccaattgaagagaagcttgtccaacatcgtctgaaatggtttgggcatattcagcgcaggcctccagaagctccagtgcatagcggacagcTGAAGCGTGCgcagaatgtcaagagagggcggggtagaccgaatttgacatgggaggagtccgttaagagagacctgaaggattgaagtatcaccaaagagctagctttggacaggggtgcgtggaagcttgctatccatgtgccagagccatgagttggttgcgagatcttatgggtttcacctctagcctaccccaacttgtttgggactaaaggcgttgttgttgttgttgttgtattgaaAATAAACAATCAAGGGCATCGAAAATACAAGACAGTATCCTTGTGTGGCATCACACGAGCAGAATAGTTCATAGAAAGGAGTGCTTCAACATAATTCATGAAAACTACACAGGGAGTAAAAACTACCTACAACATGCTGCCTAGATGCTTGCAGTCAGTAGTCTTTAACTTGGCTTACTTTACCATAATGCTCAAGAAAAGAAACATCAGTGGCACGCTTTCATCGCTGTATCTTCCCATAACTCAAGATTATGTTACTTGAAGTAACCAGTCATTTGGAAACAGATTAACCAGTGCTGTAGACATATAAAAACTAGAACACACACAATGCAGGTTTTATAATATTATCAGATTATTGATCGGGCGCAGAATCTATAATGTATAAGCATGTCATTGTCAGGGTCCAGATACAACAGCAACAGAAAAGGACCCAGAACTGAAAATGTTGACAGTACCCAACGACCCTATACAACATAGATACAATAACAAATGATGGGTGAAATACTACAAATATCATCTTCGGTCACAATTAGCCCATGTAATAATTAGAAGGGGAAGCATACCTCCATAGATGGCCCACGATCTCTCCTTGTCCGATATGTTGACGCAGTAACACAGGCACATCATCAGGAGCAACATAACCATACCTAGAATTAGAAAGACAGTAATCAATAACTGGATTGATGAAGTATAATCAAAACAGAGTACACTAAGGAAGATTGAGATTGAGATTATTGGTGCACAACAATGTAGATTTTATGATAGCTTCGTGTTCTTACCAATGACCAGTCACTTCTCCCTTGGCATCTGGACTGAATATGATGACATTTCCTGCATACTTGTGACCTCCAACGTGTGAGCATGCACTAACAGCCACCTGACCATGAAGACCTTGTCCTTCAATCTCTTCCTTGAACCTTGTAATCAGAGCAGGACCGCAAACACCACACCTTTTATCCCTGCTTCCATGGCAGCAGACAAAAACATAGGAACCTTTTATAGCCTCAGGAGATCCAGGAAGCCATTCAGTATCTTTCACGAGTACTTCATCCACAAAGTTGTCGACATCAAGGTGGGTCAGCTCTCTGCAAACAACACAACACATATTGAAGAAAACAATCAGTTGACATGTATTCCATTACCTAACAGTACAAAGGGAAAGGCTACATGTTTATTTCTTTCCAGCCTTGCAGGTACCTGTATCGGATCATATCAGGAAAGATCAACACGTCTCCAAGAGATGACTCAGTGCCATCTTCTCCTTCACAAATTGTCAGTTTGGTCTGAGAAAAGTAAAATAGACCATTCATTAGCAATAAAAAATAAGCACATGGGAAAGTCTTGTCAAGTAATCTAATAATTATTATAAGGTGCCATGTGCTTCTGTAAGCACAAGTCACATTGCTGAACCATTGGATCACATTAGGATCAGACACATGCACATCGCAGAACTAATTAAAAAGGAAGGGAAACTGACATGCCTTGAGTATAAGAAGAAAAGTACATAAGGGGGTAAAAACTGGCAAAGTGTATATGAAGAAGAACATAAGTTACTAGCTTAAAAAAAAGGGcagcccagtgcatgtagctcccgcttgcgcagggtccggggaagggtccgaccactttgggtctattgtacgcagcctttccctacatttctgtaagaggctgtttccaggacttgaacccgtgacctcataaGGCTACTAGCTTAGAAAGATTAATAATATTGAACAATAACACTCCAGATTCCCAGAAGTTGTACAATTGCGAAACAGTGACATACTATCAGAAGAACATACACTTACTTGTTAGTTTGACATGCTTTTCATTAACTCTGTAAGTCTGTAACTATGTACCAATATCTTTATATGGGGTAACTGTAATTCTTTTAGTGTTGTCCTACCATCCAATACGAAGGAGCAAAGACCACATAAAGGAATAAAGCAACGGAACTTCTGCATTCAAATGCACCATACAAATCATGCACGTACACCTATACAAAAACAAAAGGAATCCGCAGTACTTTTCTGATTCTATTAATATCAACTCCATATATCACATGATCAATGTTCCATAACATATAcaccctccgtcccacaatataaaacaTTTTTGTAGttcaaattgaactgcaaaaacgtcttatattatgggacagaggtagTACTTTACAGATCAAGTGATCAATGTTTCATAACTTCAGCTCCATGTATGCGCTATGTGGATAATATAAAGACAAAAAAAAAAGCAAGCTCTTTGTCCTCTGCACATacttgttatggcgctgctagaagtaGGGCGCGAGAAGGCCGgtcgggggcctttttgcccacggccgggcaagagggaagggatttccttcttaattcttgcttgattagattgatacatctcctctctttatatatagaggtttacttgactcccaagcaaggcttacttgacccctaagcaagcgacccttatctctaattaaccctaagactaatgggcccattaggcccattacgtactctaacactacaccccacctggacatgcagcttgtcctcgagctgcagcctaaccaacttataaccatgactcgacgcaacacaaacctaacacctaaaaaacaagccttttacatctcggcttgttttattattctcaacctgaaatagactaggacgctttattttggacgtGCACgcgtacagccacctggatcccatggacaccacctggacaaaaggagtgTAGGTGTATGGCTGTTGGTCTGCACTGCACAGGGAAGAGTGGaaggcttgcgatggagaatgacgaggaggggtgcgcccccccaacCACCGATGTCacagactttgaggtcgctgcccgcgGAGAAAACAGCATGCCAGCCGCCCGTGGGGGAAACcacatgcccaagatccccgacgcagcggacgagatcaaggtcctttgcgcagcgaagggcaacttggaggagcggcagctgcagaccacgcatctcccgcacacgccgacgcgctaggaggccccgcgcagcagcctgcagcctcaccgccgccgacacgtggcgggtagcgatccaagacggaagcggtgacggcgacggcaggGATTTGATCTGCTGGATGTGGATGCCCTGGGATGGCGGCGGCGCTGATGGGAACGAGGTCGTTGCACTCCCGTCGTAGGGCATCCCATACTGGGCGGcggagctgaccggcggtggctgctgcagctgcagcggctgctgcgcTGTCGCGCCGGGCAGCGGCAACGGTTGTtgcggcggaggccgccaggaggacggctgccactgcagccagggctgggcggtggtggcgatggatggcagctgcaaCGGCTGCTGCAGCGGCCCGACGAGCGCGGCGAAgaccgcctggtgcggcggctgccacggcagccacggcggcgcgggggcggctaTGGGCGGCGCAACCGAGTGCGGcccgtaggacccggccaagaatcggtggatctcctggaccgtctgggttaggtcccgcagcaCCCCGGACACCTCCTCCCAGGTGAGGACAGTAGGGGCGGGCGCGACAGAGGATCCCGACGCGGGCAGGAGCGGTGTGACGGTCGTGGTGGTCACCGGAGGCGACAAGGTGACCGGCAGCGGAAGAGACGGGCttggcggcggtgaagacatgatcgaaccgaagctagctgataccaaattgttatggcgctgctagaagtaGGGCGCGAgaaggccggccgggggcctttttgtccacggccgggcaagagggaagggatttccttcttaatcttgcttgattagattgatacatctcctctctttatatagagaggtttacttgactcccaagcaaggcttacttgacccctaagcaagcgacccttatctctaattaaccctaagactaatgggcccattaggcccattacgtactctaacaataCTACTATATGATTACAAAGGTGCATGATGATGAACTCCAGCCAATACTGACGGCAAGCAAGTAACATAGCAAAGGATGCAATCAAATAATGAAAAAACATCTAAACAGGAACAAACAGAGCCTAAATTTGAACCAAAATACGTAATTCCCTATTTTTATATGCCTACAAAGATAGGATAACAGGATATACGGATATCAGCCAAGCCCCCGAAAAGTACAACGTGTGGATTTAAAACAAGCCATATAATCAGAGCTAGATGGGCCAGAAAACCATATGAAACTGCTACAATCAGTCAAGGAACCTTACATCATAAGTAAACTGAGAACCCGCCGATTTTATTAAAACTGGAAATGGAACCAGATACACAAATTCGTGAACAAAATCCATTATATGCAGTGAGAATCCAACAAAATGACGTTGTGAGTCAAATAATTGGATAGAGTGATCCAATCACCCAAAGCATACCAAACACGTCAACAAAAACAACGAATCACCACCGAAATTCGACTCACATGGCCCATGTATACACGCTAGAGTGTGTGGATTCCGAGATAAGTTCAAACCCGAAGGGCACAGTAGTTGAACTTGAAACAGCAATACCTTCAAAGGAGATAAGAGCGAACAAGATGAAGTACAGAGACCCCAATCTAGAAACATAACTGACACGAAATAGTAAGCATACCAACACCACTGATCACCATAATTAAGCGAGTTCTACTGGCTAATTCAGAAACAATAAGCCGAAATAAGAGCACCCGGAAACTAAATACACTAATCGGATCGACTGATTAGCTTTCAAGGGTCGCGATCTCCTGCAGCTACAGGAACCCAGCACCACCATATGCAGATAACCAAATTTCACTACATCATATAGTAACTCTTGCTAGTCCAATACTAGTCAGCAGCTAAATCCAACGCTCGGAGCGACCAGCAAGCAGTTCCCACTCCCAACAACCAAAATAAAATAACACTACCAGAGCAGAAGCATACCAGTACCACGTCACAGCTCAAAATCAGCCAATTACGAGCAAaccgagagggagagggagaagaaatGCTCACGCTCTTCTTCAGATTGGGCTTGCGGGCCTtgatggcggcggcgaggaggcgggggaGGTGGTCGGACTCGGAGGCCTCGACGTGGGATGGCCACTCCTCAGGGCCCTTGTAGCAGAGGAACACGTGGCGCTCGTGGAAGCCCACCGTCCCGGCGAGCTTCTCCTTACCGAGCTCCGCCCGCTGGAACCCGAACTCCTTGTCCaggtcgggggcggcggcggggagggtcaCCTCCGGCGCGTCGGAAGCCGCCGGCGCGGGGAGGGCGTCGCCTGCGGAGGCCGCcgtgggggaggagggggaggggtcggccatgaggagggggaggaggctgtGCTGCAGCAGTCGCCGATGGCTTGGCGAAGGGAGGACCGGCGGAAATGGGATTCGCTTGGAGAGTTTGGGGAAAATGGAAAGCATCTCGGGTTTTATGGTTGGAGTTGTTCTTGCGGGAGGGGAAAAAGGAGGCCCCACTGAGAGCATGTGTGGGTCCGGCTTGCCAGTGAGGTTTGGGTTTCGTTGCTTAGCGATCGTGGGGCCCGCGCTAGTGATAGCGGTCAGCTAAACAGCTGGAGTTTCCGTCTTCTCCTTCCTTTACCGTGGCCCTGGGTATGGAACTCTGCGAGTCATGTTTTGCCATTAGTGTCTGTGAGCGGAGCACATCTGTCAGGGAGCGTGCTTACCGTTTTCTTTCCAGGATGACAGTTTCAATTAGTTTTTCTACAAATTTCATAAGAAAAATAGTCTTTCTACAAATGCGCTGTAGAACTTTTAAGCTGTACTAGATAATTACCCGTGTGTACAACGGGTATATATATTCTACTAGTATGTTAGCTCATATTTTACCTTTTTATAGTATTATTAATAATTTAATTATGTTTATCAAATTCTACTCTGGATTTACCTACCTAAATATATTTTAGAATTTTATCTTGTAATCATTTATTAGCTTACCGCAAAAGAATATAAGTTTACTTGCTAAGTCAATAAAAGGTGGGATAATATTTTCGAgccttaacacgacgacttccCCACTGTGTACTACAACAAGTTatgcccgactccggcgagggaggggtgatgacggtagcgcgtcttcggctcgcttcagtgattgtagtcgtcgttaggtggtctacggatctggatgtaatttttattatttcagtgttcgttgtactgtcatgataGAAGATGAATAGATTAAAAGTTTTTTGGAAAAAAAGATGAGATAATAAGTCGGTTTTCAAGAAATGGTGCCAAGAAAGTGATGGAATATTAGACGAAGCATTTCACCTGATTGGAAAAGGAACACTATCTTTTTCAGATATAGATATAGAGAAGATAGAGATAGAGATTAAGTATAGAGAAAAGATAAGGATAGAGACATAGATATAAAGATAGAgaaagagatagagatagataatTCATTTATGAGCCCAGGCTCATCTGCTTCTAGTGAGTAGTagattcaaaaaaaactgaaattttcaTGTATTCAAGATGCACATGTGCATCAGGTGCGTGTAAAATTTCATGGTGTTTGGAGATATGAGAAGCTCGTGCTAAAAAAATCAGCTTCAACTAGTGTTGTTTTCAAAGGTTTCTCATAGACAcaaagtttttttcttttttgcgacGGCCTCTTCGAATGTCCAAAAATCACCAaatttcaacaatataactatcacacaaagcattattttcatgatccataagcataaaaaatttgttactctccacatatgcaaaattattctcatcaatagtagtgggagcaaattcaatgaaataactatcatatgacaCTTTATTTACATAACCCAATTGAACATTAAAATTAtgacgacaagtttcatggttaacattactctttatagcatacatgtcatcacaataatcatcatatatagtaactttgttgtcataatcaattgaagcaacttccaaagtagtggattcaacattactaaagtcatgacctctccaaatccaccttTATCATTGTAAAAAAagttcaacaccctccaaaatagtgggatcattactaacTAGAGTCACTTTTACCATtgttgtaatcatcataaataggaggcatgatatcatcGTAATAAATTTGATCACAAAAAATAGTGGACTAAAAAGAtcgtcttcatcaaacatagcatctccAAGTTTATGGCTTTGTATATTATTAGCAGCATGGATATTCATAAAgtacatactaacaacattgcaatcgtgTTTATCATTCATGGAACTCACACCAAACATTGCATTaaattcttcttttaacacttcatagcAATTGTCGGAATCCA is from Triticum aestivum cultivar Chinese Spring chromosome 1B, IWGSC CS RefSeq v2.1, whole genome shotgun sequence and encodes:
- the LOC123127706 gene encoding altered inheritance of mitochondria protein 32 — its product is MADPSPSSPTAASAGDALPAPAASDAPEVTLPAAAPDLDKEFGFQRAELGKEKLAGTVGFHERHVFLCYKGPEEWPSHVEASESDHLPRLLAAAIKARKPNLKKSTKLTICEGEDGTESSLGDVLIFPDMIRYRELTHLDVDNFVDEVLVKDTEWLPGSPEAIKGSYVFVCCHGSRDKRCGVCGPALITRFKEEIEGQGLHGQVAVSACSHVGGHKYAGNVIIFSPDAKGEVTGHWYGYVAPDDVPVLLRQHIGQGEIVGHLWRGQLGLSEEQQKKALELRRATNGLTEEESSAKESPEANGANGAACNPAPAGGCCQGNGGGLTCCQSDLPAGKQDKSVPAEQNHKSSTTESDKENGAASKKGRMKICRMPTWFETWDKSDTYTTLAVVASAATVFAAFRCYKAMN